The genomic stretch gtgaaaaaacaacagtaacacagaattatattaatattttaaatacttaatattattttgctgtaaaatgaaatttaatttgtgGAATGTTTTGGTTACTAATATTcatagtatcatagaatcatttaggttagaaatgacctttaagatcattgagtccaaatTGCTCCAAATGTTTCTCATCTATCAACTTTGAGTGTCCACTGCTATAGTCTCTggattctgttttcctttcactaACTGGCTTTCCACTTCTCATCTCCCAAATACCTAGGATGAATTGCACATAGATCATCAAGTTTCTGCTATAAGGACAGTAATAGTACACCAGAAAGGTTAGTGCAAGACCTGTGACATTTCTGTCAGAATGACCTCTCAGTGTCTTCTTGTCCAACAAGTCACCATGTTCTGTATATtacttttcaaaaggaaaaaaaagctacacacacacacaaaaaaacccaacacaaaaatTCCTACATCAACTATATGATGgcacaacaaacaaaaaaagcaaacaccaaaCTTGTACCAAATACCAGGTAAACTGAAGAGCTTAGTTAAGTTTCCACAATTATGTAAAAGTGAGTGGGAATTCCTCCAAAATACAAGAGCTGGCAACGTTAGGATCCTCTGCTTATCAGCATATAGCAAAACCAGAAGGATGGATAGCACAGGGAAGCTTATCAAACCATACGGGTCCATTTTAGTCCATTTGCTCTCTATAAATGTCAGTAAAGCTGTCTACTAGCTGTAATTGAatttgtggtttattttatGAAGATGCATGTTTATAAACCTTCTGAAGACTACAGATTCATCCTGCCtgcaagtggaagaaaaaaaattttgcagcatcTATCTGATCCATTTCCAAACACATTCTTCCTTTCCATCACTCCTGATTACTTTTACCCaaagaaaaatgaggtttgTATACTTACACAGCATGAGTACTTTCTGaggtttctcttcctctgtgttctttgtgtttaattaaattttctgttttgctaaaCATTAGCAAAACTCGGAAAAAGAGCACCTGGCTGAGCTGAAGAGATTTCTGTTGACCCTGTTATATGAAAGTTATACCTATAACAGTAATAGATCAAAAGTGTCTTTGGCTCTTGCTTCCATTATTGGACATACAAAACCTTTTATGCAAACCTTGTATTGTTGCAGGATTCAAGCCAATTTGTGCTAAACCGTTTTCTGGAGTCGGTAGCTAGGCTTAACATTTAAGAACAATTACAGTATTTCACTTAAAATCTTAGCAATCACAATTGAGCCTAATGTTAAAAGTTATATTGCTTCTAAGTTCATTCTTTTAAGAACTAAACCAGCAGCTCCACTGATACTTCCTTACGGTTATACTATGGTAATATACACATTTACATCAGAAGTCTTAATAAAACCTGTGTGTTTTAGTAAGAGGCTTATTGTAAACATTAAATACCACACTCCACGGAATTAATTTCTTGTGCAAACTGGCATCAAACATGGAATTAAGGTTATGCCTATTAGTACATGAGAAAGCAGTGACTATATAAGTTTTATcactattaattttaaagagtGCTATTTAGTGTCATGGAAATCTGAGCGTGACTATTTCACAGGGAAAGGTGACATTTTCTTCTCAGCAtcataaaattatgttttgtatatgcatacatattCTATATTTACGTATATAATACAAATATACACAAGCACACACAATTTTTGTCTTTGGCCACTGAGtttgacaaacaaaaaaacaccaccaccaaacagATTTGAACACGACTGACCACCTGTAGGACCACAGTTACAACCTCCTGGTCCAGGGCAGCAAACGAATGTGCTTTTGCTAAACTAGGCTTAATGCTGAAAGTAGTCAAGCTAATGACAGTTGCTCCTGACTTCAGTGATGGCAGAATAGGACCTTCAGTACGGCTGAAAATTTCACATTCAACTTAAAAtgctttcccctccttcccctggaCTGCATTCTATAGAAATATCAAAACTGTCAATACCTTGTGaaatatttctacagaaaagtAACGTTATTAATTCCAAAACACCCACTGGCCCTTTTTGGTTAAATGCTCCCTGAATCAATAtggaacattttaataaatccTTAGGGGTCCAAGTTTAATAGCACCGGATACTTCAAGGACCTATTTATTAACATCAACAGTAACGTTACTTAATAAAGAAGGGTAAGGCAAAGACAATGTGACAAAATTACAGAACTTAAACATCATTCCATTCACTCGTTTTCCCCAAAATAATCACTAGAACTGTCCTATACAGATAAAGAAATGAGTGATATAGGCAGTGGCCCCTACTAAAAAGTACTGTCATTCAATGCTGGTGTTTAACAAGCCCATTGCCTGCAATGGACATTCTGCTAGGAAATTCCAATCCCCAGCAcgaaagaaaaagtaatgttttgACTATTTGAtatcatatttttaattacttagaAACAGAAAGTTAGAGACCCTGGGAAAGACTAGTGTtacaaacataaaaaaacccaaaaaaaacaaaagcagccaaCCCCAAATCTGTATTACCTATGTGTCAGGGGTGAGCAGACTTTTATTCCCCAAACCACTAATTCTAGCTTACAACTTTTAATTTCACTAGATCGCAACATAGACCAAACACTCTTGGTACaccaaaaattaaaaggagtgtgCCAAATGCAATTTATGGAAGTCTAAAACCCATTTTTAGAAGGTACTTTAATTTGTTCATTTGTACCTGTAACGACTACTGCagttttaacattaaaaactcagtacttttttcttcaaatggaAATCATCTGTGGCATGTACAACTATTACAGTGTTTCAATATTTATATGGGTGTATATATAGTTTAAGACACCAATGTTTCATTCCTATTAAGCAATAGGTCAGGTTTGGCGAAATCCGATGAAGAAAGTCACAGCATGTCTTCTCCGAAATTGGCATCTCAAATAGTAACATGAAAATTGAATAGTTCTTCACATAACTACCTCCAAGCGGTctgttaatttcattttctgaaatgctacATTTgagaccaaaagaaaaacaaaataactatattttcaaacaaacatGTAAGTGAGGACTAGGAATATgccacaaaattatttttacaatacaTTTCTGCGGAAATAATCCCTAggtgaagcttttttttttatacacatatacaaaATTTAGACAGCAATATACACATAATCACAGTGAAGACGCTGGCAAATTCACCAATTCGTAGTGTAAAtacaaaatgcaaagcagcctTCAAAGAGAACAATGCTACACAGCAAGCATAGCTAGCTTGTTAAATAGCAAACATCAAAAGTTCCCTGCAAAAGGGATGCAgtgcaagaaaagcagcatgcacTTTGATACAAATAGCAGTTTATGGCTAATGGTTGACATAACTGTGGTAACAGTGACTCTTGAGTGGCTGTGCATAGTTAAAACTCCTATgtcatctgttttcctttataCCACTCCACAAACTCATCCAACAACACTGGCCCTGTAGAGAGATcaaataactgtattttacaaaattttgtAAAAGGACACTGAATGATTAAGCTCagagaaataaattcttttgaAACACCAACATATGGTAGTACTTACAGGCTCCATCTTCATCATAGTTACTGAGGTCAAGGTTAATTGTTCTGCTGAATTCAAGAACGTTACACCATTGGTCCTTATTGATAACTTTGTATTTTGATTGCTGCttaaggcaagaaaaagaagttactAAAATATACTTGCAACTCCCTCAAATTCAGATTTTCTTACAGAACATTTAAGCCCTGTgatgaattattattttaatcagtATGCCATCTAAAACTAAACAGGATTAAAAGAAACCACTAACTAGTCAAACTCTTGTTGAATAATTCATGTTTCTGATTAAGACACCTTTTAGTGGACAAACATGCAGCAATAAAAGGAAAGTCCAAAAGCAAATCAAAGACATTCTATACTTTGTTCTGCATTAAATAAACCTTAACAGCACAGGGAtttggggaaaaggaagaaaggaaagataaCCAGTTCCAAGTGCTGCTGTGGGGGCTAGTATATTCtaaatcagaacaaaaaattCTTAGGTGTTCATTGTACCTCTAGTTAAACTAACCACAGAAGACAGATAAAAAAACATAATTCGGTTTCAAATTTCATACCTCTAGAAACTGGTGGAATACTGGAAAAAGGGACCATGTTTTTCCCAAAAGAAGGCCCAACATACACTTGGCAGTATTGATATCTAGGCTGCGCTGGTCCTTTTCctgcataaaaaggaaaaaagagcatgATTTCAGGATTTTTCACTTCCCTCACTGCCTCTTCTACAGCTCACCCATACACAAAATATGTTAACAAATGAATAATAATTAGCAGTATCTAACAGtggtttttaataaaacacagcttcctAGTACAATTTCCTTCCTTGTAGCTAATGGCTTGCTATACAGAGATGCTGCTTTCTACAGACTTTCCCAAAAAACTCTCACCACTATTGCAGATGAGGGATTACACTCCTGTTTGTGACTTCAGACCTTTCTAGAAAGCAATGGCCATTAGACTCGTACCCATGTTTACACGTATGTGTCTGCACAGCCATACACCTCTTAAAATAGTGTCGCTGCATGTATTTCCTGCGGTATTATTACAACTACATAAACTGCCAGTAGATAGTTAAGTAGCTATCAAGTAACACTGACTATGCAAGAGCGAGCCAAAGAAGTTCTTTGTTCTGTTATTCTACTGATTACATAAAATTCagattaaattaattataaaatgaGCAGAGGAAACATAATACACTAGCACATGGAGACCCCTCTCAGAACTGTCTCAGTTTTAGGTGAACATAGCAGTAGCGTATTAAGGCTTAGGGGgtaattctttttgtttctgctaaAGAAGCGAAGCATCATCTGTATGCAGCAGATTCATTACAACTGATCAGTGGGAAAGTTAAGATATTCGATAACACAACTTCAGCTCATCTCAAAAGTAATATGTACACGTGagattcagttttattttaagtagtTTATCCACCTACATTTCTTGTCTTGAAATTAAACAGATTTTGGTGAGAGATGGGACTTAAAACCCCACCCTTTTATACCTTGGTTATAGCTTTAAGCtacaaattcagaaattaatgaaatcacaaaaaataaagtttcacAGCAGCTACTGTGGAACTTCATCTCTCTATATGTACTCATGATTGCAGACTGCAAAGTCTAAATTAAGAAAAACCAGGGATATAGGGATATCCAGGATACAGGGAGTGCCTAACAGAACAGTGCAAGACAGCTACCCAAGACAAAGGGAAATAAGCCCTATGCCTCACCTGTACAAGTGCAGTTGTACGTATTACAGAATACacatctttattaaaaaaataaactcaaaacATAACTGAATTGTCTTCTATCACACAGAAAGGATATGGTAGAGCGAGATCCCAGTTCTCAGCCAACAACTGAATGCCTTAGCCACGTTACCCTCTCTTCTTGAAACCCACTTGATACAAAATACAGCTGAATTCTAAAATTGTGTAGACAAAATTTAATGTATATTTGTTCTGGAAGGAAAGTGGGGAGGCCAGCAACACTGAAAACATTCTGGTCACTGAATCCAAGAGGGACTTCACTCAATCTGATCTAGAGGAACAAAGTAAATTCCGGGATGAACAAAGCTTTTCAATTAGtaataaagctgaaaaacaaacctgcaaaGGCTTTTTGGTATTAATATGATACAATTCTTTCACTTATTTCCAACATCAAATAGTTCTAAAAACTACTCCTCTTTCTGAAGCCCGTTTATACCTCTGTCACAAACACCTTTAAGCAGAAATCATACTGCTGTGagaatacatttaattttccataCTGTTTTACACTCCAAATTCTTCCCACACACTCAAGCGTTAACGAAATCAGCCTCTGTTGCCTTTACTTTGGCCACGCTGTTTTCACATACCTTACATTGTTAAGTTTCTACCTTCTCCCTCTCCAGCTACTGTTCAGATAGGCCCTTTCTACCCACCTCCAACTGCCTAGTGGCACATCTGCCATGACAGATGCTCCAATTTAATTCTTAACATACATTCCAGATACTTACATTCTCTTTCTTGGACACAGTGGAAAGAATATACTGACAAACTCTGATAAATTTCAGTATTTGTCTTACATTGATGACAGACAGTCTTTCTAAGAtccccccgcccacccccccaatatttctgaaaaaaggcCTATTTAAGCCATGAAATACATACATCTGTATGTTCTCAAACTTACCAATGACAACGGCAAACAGGGAGCAAGAAACGTATTTATGTTTAATACCAGCGTATggtgttttaaattatttcctcaaaTCCATGCTGACTTAAATGGTGCATGCCACATAAAACCTTGATGATACTTATTTTTATTGACAAACTAATTCTAAATACCAAATCACAACAGACACTTTCAAAAATTCTCTCCCAAAACTTCAGAGGTTTAGGCAAGTGTTCTTTGCCAAGGAGCACTTGGCAAATCTGAAAGGATTACTCTCAGGATGGAAATTATGCAGTCTTCTGAATCAAAAACGACACTTCTCCCATCAGCTTTTTAAAGTCAATCACTTGAATCTGTATATAATATTTATCAGAATAATTAATCTGCTGCATCTAGATAAATATATCAGCCTTTGCCAGCATTCATTTCTATTCTTACTGGATGCCATTCGCCTATAGACTTCCCCTGGCTCTACAGTATTAGAATTTCAATAGTTCTATTAATCTAATATTGTTTTGACAATTCTCCTGTTGATATGCCTTTGACTTACAGTTCTACAATCTGGGGTCTTTTTGTCACAAATGATGTCAGAGCATCTGTGTCTCAatgtttaaattctttttcaagACCACTGTTTGTCACATCAATTTGGTACCTCTTGAAAAAACTCCACCCATTATCCTCTTTTTAAGTTTCTGCACTTCTGACAGGCCATTGGCTGGCGCAGATTTACTActagtaaaacattttttttaatctattcaAACATTTCATCAGTATCTTGAACTGCTTTGGCAATATTAGTAATTTCTAGCCTTTGCATTTTACATTGAGCAAAACTGCCAGAATAAGTCTTCACACAGCAAAGGAGGAATTAAGATGTTGACGCAGCTTTTTTACCCTCATACTAATACCATGCATTCTGTCATATTTACCTGTAGGTTTCCTTGGTTAAAAGCGAACTACCATGAATCTCTGCGTGCTGATGTGCAGAAGGCACTGATGTACCACAAACCTGAGTTATTTTTGACAGACTATCAGAATTGCCGTAAGTTCAATTTCTTCTTACTATTTTTGTCATGTTACTTTTTGGCTGCAAATTTTCTTGGTGCTTTTGGTCCTCCTGCACTGAAATCTGAGCTTCAGTTTTGCCTGGAatcatttttatgttaaatCTTCTGTATATGCCATCATGTTAGCAAGATGAATGTCCAAATTCCGTGCCAAAGTgttaattcagaaattaaagtTCTTTTAGTGCTCCTTTTAAGTAGGAATAGTCTTATGCATATTATGGGTTCCAATACAGGTACAATTTTATCAATACATACTTTATAGTAGTAAGACTGATATCGGGATATTGTTTAGTAAATACTGAGAACAATATTAATGACCTTCCAACAGTCTTCTGAACCAGTATTTATATCTTGTCATATCCAGCTTTTATCATGTTGGTTACTTTTACCATATGCAGAAATGTCTAAAGTGCCTTCCTGCTTTAAATACGTTTATGCTCACAAAATTCCAAcagtaagaagaaaaaccagGGTAATTATAAAGCCAGTGGAAGTAAGTGGCAAAGCTCCAATATGCAACAGAATAGGGCCCAAATTACTTCCTTGAAATCACAAAATAGTTTGAAGCAGATAGGTAGCAAAACATGTCAAAACATTAAACCACTGAACACCAAGCATcctatataattttcttttccacttctggCATTTTGCACAACGGAACACAATTAGTTCCATTAGTTAGAAGCAATCTTGAGTGGTATCTTAAGGGAAACATACTTAGAAGTATGCAGTCTTTCAATTATTACTTATGAAAGTAAAGGTTTCATTTCAGATGCTGGTCTTTTACAGTACTTACCCGTGCAAAGTCAAATGCGTATCTATAAATAAGTTTAAAATTGGTAGGCTCATTTAATAAAGATCTCAAGTAATCCAGAGAATTTCTCAATTTTTCTGTAGTATCACATCTATAAGAAAGCACAAAGTGAATTTAGAGTCTGCATTCTTCTACAGATGTCtgatgtttcagaaaagaatatCTAACACTTATCCCCATCAATCTGTTCAAAATACATCACTCTGTACAAAGGCATGTTTATGAGTTTATCTGCATAAAACACCTTGATTAAACCCACAGTGTGAAATGGATTTAGATAAAATAGCAAAGTCTTACACTGGTACGCTGATAcaaatttgtttggttttatgtaAAATGCTCTCTCCAAAAGATTAAACTAAGAGCTTGTCTACACATGGCAAACAACcagcaaaccacagcagtgAAACAATACTTCTATAGTTTTGCTGAAACTGTAGAACTTCCTACAGTTTTACTGATTCTGTTCTGGAAGGTAAATCAAAAACACAGTTCTTTCTCCAACTCTCTATGAAACCTGTGATTATTCAGCTACATTTATGCTAAATATGCCATGAAGAGAAGCTCTCAACTGGAGAAGGCAACTCTTAAAAAGAACATGACAATGCAGAGTCACAGAAAGGGTTTGTATTATTTAGCATTTCAAACTACACATGCTCTAGCAACATACCAATATCTAATAGATAGGTCCAATCCAGTGACAAAGATAGATGTCCTCGGGACAGAACAATGTCAAACCTCttgacatttctgttttcttgagaCTGCAGACATTTTAATCCAACTGTATTTAAACATGCAGCTGTCAGGTTTCAAGTTGTCTCTAAGTGGTCGTATCACTATAAATAGGACCAAAAATGTATGGCTTCTACTCCACAGTAGAGCGCTCTGCTTTAGGTGTTGTGAGTCCAAACATCAATGTGTTTTTTCTAAAGAACTTGGTTTACCATAACAAACTTAAGAGCTTTTTCGAAGCACTTACTGTAGTGATGTCATTCCTTTTAACCATTCTTGCAATGTAAAGTAGCCCATGTTTTGTGCATCCAACTTCCACGCTAGCACAAGCATAACTACctgttttaaagagaaaaaaatacaaagactgaaaagaattaataaaaatatccacACATTTTTCTAATAACTAGTTTTGTAGGCTACAAATGCTTTACTCATAAATGGGATGTTCAGACCTTTGCTacactattttaaaagttaaaaaacctGGAAGTGACAAACCTGTACATAATCCAAACAAAGAGAAGGTAACGGTGCAAAGATACAGAGTGAACATCCACCCAAGTTACCAGTAGCCACCTTACTTCAAGGGAGCATGCACAGCCAACTAGTGAGCAGCACAATAAGGAAGATATGTTGGTgcaaaagctacagaaaaggtTTCCCAAAACAACTACAAAATTTAAGTTCCAATTTGATGACAAGGTATATCTGACATTTGTTAAACTCATCTAGATGAACATCAGTTGCAATCCCTGAGCTCTGTGAAATCCAATTAATCTAACACTAATAATGATCCCACCTGAACCCAACTACCCCAGGATACTGTCAGCCTACCTAATTTTGCAGGTCTGAACATGCAGTATAATTCAAGTAGATGTTAAGTCAAGCTAGATGAACTAACATGAACACACATCAAAATAGAGCTGATACATAAATACTTCAGTTTTGCCCAAAACGAAACAGAGTCCTTTTCACTTCTCACACAGAAGACTGAGGTGATAAAGAATGTAGATAAAGTGATACCATGAGATTACTATCTTATTCAGGAACTTTAAGAAAccaatttttaatatatacatgGTAAACCTGCAGGACAACTAACCCTGcagaccagaagaaaaaaaattatcgaGTCACTTAAATTTGCAACCCAGCTAATGTTAGTGCAGCTCTGTATAGTTTTTAATATGAAATCAGAATACCTACTTCTATATTCAGATGTCTGCAAAAATCTCAAGGGTTTATTATACTAATAAACTAAAAAATTAGCAAAATGTATCTTATATTTCCAGTAAATCTTTCAAAACCACAATTCTCATTTTACTTAGAGCTGATGCTTTATGAATCCTGAAGATGATGGGACTTGCATATACATTTAAAGAGCAAAAGTTAGCCAATAGGAGAAAACCTGTAAAAGGCACAactattccttttaaaatttcctttacttctatatatacatacatataaaacatatatatatcaTTATATATATTCCTtatttgtgttttgaaatggCATAATGGGAGTGCTAATATTGCTTACAATATTTGAAATCCCCTTCTCTCCTAGAAAACCCAAAGAGAACATTACTTTGTAGTTTTGTAGTTGCTACATTAAATCTCCAGCATCGTCTCACTGTTTCAGAAAAGACAAccatcagctttttttttttttgtattcttttttaaaaatgtctttcttttggggggtggggggggcagaaAGTGGAAGAGAAGGGGTGGCAGCAAACACAAATTTAGTTTTTACTGATTGACAATTTGGGGTTTAAAATAAAGGCAAGTTGTTTCCAAATGTGTATATAAACCTCCCtggtttatatttctttttttaaaaaaaaaaacttacatgaattttttcattcttaatggaaaaatacGAGATCTAAGACTGGCTCATGTACATCCTAACAGTTAGGCATCTTTTGAAGGGGCTTTGAACTTACATTTTCTGGTTCAACTCCAATGTCTTCACAAAATTTCTCCATACCTTCTGGCCCTACAATGTCATCAGTGCCtgcaaacaaaatgcattttacttaTCACTAAAAATTGAGACAATCTGACCTTTACAGCACAAGAGAAACGCAATCACGCAGTACAACCTGAACTTCTatgtggttggttggtttgtttgttttgacatGCAATAAGTATTTCCACACTTACTATCAGACTTGGATACACTTAAACCTTTATCTCACCTTtggaagcagagacagaaaaactgTAAACCAACTTTCATTTCTGACAGTATCCTTTATTCTATCCATTTATTGAGATAATCTTGGAAGAGTAAATTAATAAGATCTTTAAGAATGCACTTAAGACTAGAAGAACATCCATGTAATATTACCACGGTTAAATGAGTGGACAGTGGTCAGTGAAACTAATTTCTTGGCTTGAGTCTCTACTGTTACCATATGATCACACCACATCAAAATGTGATGCACAGCTCTACAGGATACAAGGCGTTATCATTCCCAGAAACTCATTCCTTATGGTCTCATATACTATCTTTATATAATGTGTTCTACAAAAAGAagcctaaaataaaaatctcgTGCACCTGTTTATTCATATTGTTATACCACGGCCACACATTATGTAAATTTTAGTAACAGCAGGGGGAAGGAAGACATGAATTACAGCTATTTCTTTGCTggcttaaaaggaaaaagattcaAAATACAGATGCTATTAAAATGCACTACTATTAAAACATGCTGT from Phalacrocorax aristotelis chromosome 4, bGulAri2.1, whole genome shotgun sequence encodes the following:
- the DCUN1D4 gene encoding DCN1-like protein 4 isoform X8, which translates into the protein MPPRKKRRPAAGDDLSAKKSRHDGMYRKYESTRIKAEEEVFSSKRCLEWFYEYAGTDDIVGPEGMEKFCEDIGVEPENVVMLVLAWKLDAQNMGYFTLQEWLKGMTSLQCDTTEKLRNSLDYLRSLLNEPTNFKLIYRYAFDFAREKDQRSLDINTAKCMLGLLLGKTWSLFPVFHQFLEQSKYKVINKDQWCNVLEFSRTINLDLSNYDEDGAWPVLLDEFVEWYKGKQMT
- the DCUN1D4 gene encoding DCN1-like protein 4 isoform X7, producing the protein MSKLSSYNHAKSETRYFLKTAPACLLCIYILFYCNCSWKCQYVFCLYTANLVEKILPKKGESDRGRWSRRSPDSMYRKYESTRIKAEEEVFSSKRCLEWFYEYAGTDDIVGPEGMEKFCEDIGVEPENVVMLVLAWKLDAQNMGYFTLQEWLKGMTSLQCDTTEKLRNSLDYLRSLLNEPTNFKLIYRYAFDFAREKDQRSLDINTAKCMLGLLLGKTWSLFPVFHQFLEQSKYKVINKDQWCNVLEFSRTINLDLSNYDEDGAWPVLLDEFVEWYKGKQMT
- the DCUN1D4 gene encoding DCN1-like protein 4 isoform X3, whose amino-acid sequence is MHSDAAAVNFQLNSHLSTLANIHKIYHTLNRLNLTEDVGQDDHQTGERLSKIRRIGSLRSCSSSDCFSKVMPPRKKRRPAAGDDLSAKKSRHDGMYRKYESTRIKAEEEVFSSKRCLEWFYEYAGTDDIVGPEGMEKFCEDIGVEPENVVMLVLAWKLDAQNMGYFTLQEWLKGMTSLQCDTTEKLRNSLDYLRSLLNEPTNFKLIYRYAFDFAREKDQRSLDINTAKCMLGLLLGKTWSLFPVFHQFLEQSKYKVINKDQWCNVLEFSRTINLDLSNYDEDGAWPVLLDEFVEWYKGKQMT
- the DCUN1D4 gene encoding DCN1-like protein 4 isoform X10 yields the protein MYRKYESTRIKAEEEVFSSKRCLEWFYEYAGTDDIVGPEGMEKFCEDIGVEPENVVMLVLAWKLDAQNMGYFTLQEWLKGMTSLQCDTTEKLRNSLDYLRSLLNEPTNFKLIYRYAFDFAREKDQRSLDINTAKCMLGLLLGKTWSLFPVFHQFLEQSKYKVINKDQWCNVLEFSRTINLDLSNYDEDGAWPVLLDEFVEWYKGKQMT
- the DCUN1D4 gene encoding DCN1-like protein 4 isoform X6, with the protein product MVAADFQLNSHLSTLANIHKIYHTLNRLNLTEDVGQDDHQTGSLRSCSSSDCFSKVMPPRKKRRPAAGDDLSAKKSRHDGMYRKYESTRIKAEEEVFSSKRCLEWFYEYAGTDDIVGPEGMEKFCEDIGVEPENVVMLVLAWKLDAQNMGYFTLQEWLKGMTSLQCDTTEKLRNSLDYLRSLLNEPTNFKLIYRYAFDFAREKDQRSLDINTAKCMLGLLLGKTWSLFPVFHQFLEQSKYKVINKDQWCNVLEFSRTINLDLSNYDEDGAWPVLLDEFVEWYKGKQMT
- the DCUN1D4 gene encoding DCN1-like protein 4 isoform X1 codes for the protein MPPLSVSSGGAGPLVPAHRPGRSADFQLNSHLSTLANIHKIYHTLNRLNLTEDVGQDDHQTGERLSKIRRIGSLRSCSSSDCFSKVMPPRKKRRPAAGDDLSAKKSRHDGMYRKYESTRIKAEEEVFSSKRCLEWFYEYAGTDDIVGPEGMEKFCEDIGVEPENVVMLVLAWKLDAQNMGYFTLQEWLKGMTSLQCDTTEKLRNSLDYLRSLLNEPTNFKLIYRYAFDFAREKDQRSLDINTAKCMLGLLLGKTWSLFPVFHQFLEQSKYKVINKDQWCNVLEFSRTINLDLSNYDEDGAWPVLLDEFVEWYKGKQMT
- the DCUN1D4 gene encoding DCN1-like protein 4 isoform X2, which encodes MPPLSVSSGGAGPLVPAHRPGRSADFQLNSHLSTLANIHKIYHTLNRLNLTEDVGQDDHQTGSLRSCSSSDCFSKVMPPRKKRRPAAGDDLSAKKSRHDGMYRKYESTRIKAEEEVFSSKRCLEWFYEYAGTDDIVGPEGMEKFCEDIGVEPENVVMLVLAWKLDAQNMGYFTLQEWLKGMTSLQCDTTEKLRNSLDYLRSLLNEPTNFKLIYRYAFDFAREKDQRSLDINTAKCMLGLLLGKTWSLFPVFHQFLEQSKYKVINKDQWCNVLEFSRTINLDLSNYDEDGAWPVLLDEFVEWYKGKQMT
- the DCUN1D4 gene encoding DCN1-like protein 4 isoform X4, coding for MVAADFQLNSHLSTLANIHKIYHTLNRLNLTEDVGQDDHQTGERLSKIRRIGSLRSCSSSDCFSKVMPPRKKRRPAAGDDLSAKKSRHDGMYRKYESTRIKAEEEVFSSKRCLEWFYEYAGTDDIVGPEGMEKFCEDIGVEPENVVMLVLAWKLDAQNMGYFTLQEWLKGMTSLQCDTTEKLRNSLDYLRSLLNEPTNFKLIYRYAFDFAREKDQRSLDINTAKCMLGLLLGKTWSLFPVFHQFLEQSKYKVINKDQWCNVLEFSRTINLDLSNYDEDGAWPVLLDEFVEWYKGKQMT
- the DCUN1D4 gene encoding DCN1-like protein 4 isoform X5, with translation MHSDAAAVNFQLNSHLSTLANIHKIYHTLNRLNLTEDVGQDDHQTGSLRSCSSSDCFSKVMPPRKKRRPAAGDDLSAKKSRHDGMYRKYESTRIKAEEEVFSSKRCLEWFYEYAGTDDIVGPEGMEKFCEDIGVEPENVVMLVLAWKLDAQNMGYFTLQEWLKGMTSLQCDTTEKLRNSLDYLRSLLNEPTNFKLIYRYAFDFAREKDQRSLDINTAKCMLGLLLGKTWSLFPVFHQFLEQSKYKVINKDQWCNVLEFSRTINLDLSNYDEDGAWPVLLDEFVEWYKGKQMT
- the DCUN1D4 gene encoding DCN1-like protein 4 isoform X9, encoding MHSDAAAVKSDRGRWSRRSPDSMYRKYESTRIKAEEEVFSSKRCLEWFYEYAGTDDIVGPEGMEKFCEDIGVEPENVVMLVLAWKLDAQNMGYFTLQEWLKGMTSLQCDTTEKLRNSLDYLRSLLNEPTNFKLIYRYAFDFAREKDQRSLDINTAKCMLGLLLGKTWSLFPVFHQFLEQSKYKVINKDQWCNVLEFSRTINLDLSNYDEDGAWPVLLDEFVEWYKGKQMT